The Nostoc cf. commune SO-36 genomic sequence CAAACTGGAACCATCTGTTAAACCACTAATGTTATTGCTAGCTAAAGAACGAATCGCCAAGGTAGGGTCAAGACGAGCTTCCAGTAATGCTGATTGAGGTAGCAAAGCTATCAGTTCTCCTTGACGCACCACTCCCCGGAAGGCATCTAGCGTATTTACCTCTAAAGCTGACTGGAGTGTAGCTTCTATTCGCTCAAATCTATCTTGTATTAAGCGTTGCATCCCATAACCATCTTTAAAAACCACTTGGGGATAACGAATTAATTCCGACCAAGGGATGAATTCATATTGGGCTAATGGATGATTGGCTGCGGTTAGAACTTCTATCGGTTCATCATAAAGCACTTCGACAATCATTTCTCTACTGGTGGTTAAAAAGCGATTATTCATCACAATTGCTAAATCCACCAATCCATCTTTAAGGACTTTCAGGGCGCGATCGCTCCCCAATGAAGTCACCCGCAATTGCACATCTGGATAATCATGACAAAATTTTTGCAACACTGGTGGTAAGTAAGATCCACACAGGGAATGAATCACGGCAATGCAAAGTTCTGGTTGCTTGCCGCCGATTAAATCGGCTAATTCTTCTGTAGCAGTCTGCCACTCTTGGCAAATTTTGCGGACGCGGGGTAGCAAACGTTCACCTCCCAGTGTCAGTTTGGCATGACTGCTTCTGTGAAACAGTTCTATCCCCAAATCTGCTTCTAATGCCTGAATTTGGCGGCTAATCGTCGATTGGGTAACACCACATGTTCGCGCTGCTTGTTGAAAGCTGCCGGTTTGGGCGATCGCTAGAAAGGCTTGCAACTGCTCTAGGCGCATTTTCTATGTAGCCTGAATTACATTTATCGGTTTTATTAAGTTAACGGATTTTTAACCGCAATTTAGTAGAATTTGTTACAGGTCGTTGACTCTAATTGATATTTAAGTAAATCAGTTTTTACTGCCTTCATCGTCAATTATGCGCTTTACATCGATTTTTTTGGAAAATACCGCCAAAAAAGAATTGACTATTTTCTGCTGAAATATATGAATTTTTAAATCAGACTTTTAGAGAAACCTATTACAAAAGTTGGAAAACCGCCAGAGACTCAAGCCCCTGGCGGTTTTCCAACTTTTGTAATAGGTCTAGTGTGGTTAATACTATCTGGTGCGAGAACTTGTTACTTCATTAGGATCGTTATAAGAACGAGGTTTTTCCCGATTACGAGTCAGACCAGCTAAACCAGCTAGACCAACTAAACCCAGCCAACCCCAATTGAAACCGCGATCGCTAGTTCTTTGGGAAGTTGTGCTATCTATATTTCTGTTAGTGCCTGTGGTATCAGTGCCGGTTGTGCCAGTGCCTGTGGCATCAGTTCCTGTTCCAGTGCCTAGACCACTGCTACCACTGCCTGTAGTTCCAGTACCTGTGGAATCAGTGCCTGTTCCAGTGCCTAGACCACTGCTACCGCTACCTGTAATTCCAGTACCTGTGCCTGTGCCGCTACCTGTAGTTCCAGTACCTGTGGAATCAGTGCCTGTTCCAGTGCCTAGACCACTGCTACCACTACCTGTAGTTCCAGTGCCTGTGCCGCTACCTAGACCACTGCTACCACTGCCTGTAGTTCCAGTACCTGTGGAATCAGTGCCTGTTCCAGTGCCTAGACCACTGCTACCGCTACCTGTAGTTCCAGTACCTGTGCCTGTGCCGCTACCTAGACCACTGCTACCGCTACCTGTAGTTCCAGTACCTGTGCCTGTTCCAGTGCCTAGACCACTGCTACCGCTACCTGTAGTTCCAGTACCTGTGCCTGTGCCGCTACCTAGACCACTGCTACCGCTACCTGTAGTTCCAGTACCTGTGCCTGTGCCGCTACCTAGACCACTGCTACCACTGCCTGTAGTCCCAGTACCTGTGCCACTACCTGTAGTTCCAGTACTTGTACCACTGCCTGCTCCACTACCTGAGCTAGTGCCACCACTGCTGGAGCCTCCACTGCCAGAGCCTCCACTTTGGGCAAAAACTGAAGGAGGTAACGACACGGAAGCGAAACTGATGGCAAAGGCAGTAGCTAAAACAGCTTTAGATAAATCGGAATGCTTCATATTTAATGTTTCCCTTTATGTTCTAGATTTCTGGGTTGATTGATTTTCAAAACTCGATATTATCTACTCAATCCACTGCTAAATCGGTAAATTCTCACAAGAGTTCAGGAGTCTTTCACTTAGCTTCTTTTGGAAAACTTGAAAGCATTTGAAGATTCCACAAAAACTTAACTAACTATTGATCAGATTAAGCAAAACAATTCATAATCAGTAATTACTAATTCAAAGTAACGAACTTACGATTAAAGTCGCTTGTCCATAATAGATAAGAAATGATGATATTTATTTTCAATATACACTTTCATTCATTTCTATCACATTTTGAATTACTTATTATGAATTATTTTGTTACTGCTACACACGATAACAGCTAGTTTTTTGCCTGACTTCTACCATAGGAGTAAAACCGTTTATATCGTAGGAATTAATTTTGCATTCAAGTTAGTCTATGATTATGAAAAGAATAAAACGTTTTGGAGATTGTAAAGTTATTTGGGTATCAATGAACTAAAAACTATAAGCAGCTTGATGCTGCCAACGGTTAATACTCTCTTAAGAAGACTCCACAAGCTTATTTCACCTGAGAACTTATAACTTCATACTCCAGGTGTGTCTTACTTTAGACTTAAGGAATACTTTTATTCTCAGTTAAGTAGGACGGCGTAAATAATTTATAGGTTTGTTGCAACAGCTTTAGTTCTCGTTTATCTATCTACCAGAGGCTGCGCCAACGAGAAACTACACGATTAAAAGTTAGCAGTCCTAAAATTTACCATTCGCCTAAAGCGATCGCTATTCCTTGTTGCAAATCTGCTGTGAGTGTGGCATTGTTTGCTAACTGCTGCAATTGTTGATGTGTGGCTTCCTCATCCAGATTTTTTAGTGCCGCGATCGCATGCAGTCTCACCGATGTATTACGATCGGCTAGCAGCGAAATCAATGGTTCAATTGCTTGCATTTCACCTAACTGCCCTAAAGATAAAGCGATCGCACTTTTGATGCTGGCAATCTCTGTGACTGGATGTTGCGATCGCAGTATTTGCAGTAAGATTTCGGCGGCTGGTGTCGTTAACTGCGATTCTTGCACTCGTCCCAAAACTGTGACAATTTCTTGCCAGAGTGTCTCGGAATTGCTTTGATTCAGTACTATTTGCAAATATTTTAAACTGGATGACATTCCCATCCAACTTAAAGCGCGGATGCTTTCTAATTGCAGTGGTAGAGGTGTATGAGGTGAGATTAGCAGATCAAATAAGTATTTAGCAGCCTCATCACTACCAATTCGAGAAAGGGCAACTGCGGCTGCACAACAAACCTCAAGGTTAAAGTCGTACAGCTTTGGTTGTAGTCTTTTCACTAAATCTAATGCTTGGTGTAAATCAGGGCGAAAACTTAAACCAAGTACTGCTGCACGCCTAACTGTGGCAGCTATATCATCCAAAGCGTTCAACAGAATTGGTGGTACACGTTCGTCATGAAAACTGCTGAGGGCTTCAATTGCGGCGGCGCGGATTGTTACTTGGGGATCTTGGACTACACTCAACAGTGGCGCGATAGTTTCTGCTTGCCGAATACAACAAAGCGATCGCACTGCCAAAAGCCGTGTATCTTCATCTGCTAAAAGCTCAGTTAGTGAAGTAATAGCAACAGTACCCATTTGTCCCAGTGCTGTAGCTGCGATCGCTTTGAGTTCTTCATCCTCATCAGTTTTCAACAATTCCACCAAAGGTGCGATCGCATTTGGCTGCTGAAATTCACCCAAAGTCTTTGCTGCATACCAGCGTAATTCTTCTTCTGCGTCTTCATCTTCTAATATCTCAATCAGTGGTGGAATGGCAATATTTCCTAAGTGAGTCAACACTTTGGTAATTTCCCAGCGCTGTTGAAAATCCCCCATCTTTAACATTGAAAGTGTTAATTTCAGCAGATATTCTCGATTTTTAACTATCTCTGGATGTTCCGAATCTGCCCCTAAAGTTAACTGTTGTAAATATTGAATGAGCAATGACCAATCAGCTGCATTATATGCTGCCTCAGCTTGCACCAAAAGCTGTTTGATGCTATTCACAATATCTTGCCTCCTGC encodes the following:
- a CDS encoding LysR family transcriptional regulator; this encodes MRLEQLQAFLAIAQTGSFQQAARTCGVTQSTISRQIQALEADLGIELFHRSSHAKLTLGGERLLPRVRKICQEWQTATEELADLIGGKQPELCIAVIHSLCGSYLPPVLQKFCHDYPDVQLRVTSLGSDRALKVLKDGLVDLAIVMNNRFLTTSREMIVEVLYDEPIEVLTAANHPLAQYEFIPWSELIRYPQVVFKDGYGMQRLIQDRFERIEATLQSALEVNTLDAFRGVVRQGELIALLPQSALLEARLDPTLAIRSLASNNISGLTDGSSLTRRVVMVTTQDRLQIPPIKHFWQLVRENIPLQIDQQRSAS
- a CDS encoding WGxxGxxG family protein → MKHSDLSKAVLATAFAISFASVSLPPSVFAQSGGSGSGGSSSGGTSSGSGAGSGTSTGTTGSGTGTGTTGSGSSGLGSGTGTGTGTTGSGSSGLGSGTGTGTGTTGSGSSGLGTGTGTGTGTTGSGSSGLGSGTGTGTGTTGSGSSGLGTGTGTDSTGTGTTGSGSSGLGSGTGTGTTGSGSSGLGTGTGTDSTGTGTTGSGTGTGTGITGSGSSGLGTGTGTDSTGTGTTGSGSSGLGTGTGTDATGTGTTGTDTTGTNRNIDSTTSQRTSDRGFNWGWLGLVGLAGLAGLTRNREKPRSYNDPNEVTSSRTR
- a CDS encoding HEAT repeat domain-containing protein, whose translation is MNSIKQLLVQAEAAYNAADWSLLIQYLQQLTLGADSEHPEIVKNREYLLKLTLSMLKMGDFQQRWEITKVLTHLGNIAIPPLIEILEDEDAEEELRWYAAKTLGEFQQPNAIAPLVELLKTDEDEELKAIAATALGQMGTVAITSLTELLADEDTRLLAVRSLCCIRQAETIAPLLSVVQDPQVTIRAAAIEALSSFHDERVPPILLNALDDIAATVRRAAVLGLSFRPDLHQALDLVKRLQPKLYDFNLEVCCAAAVALSRIGSDEAAKYLFDLLISPHTPLPLQLESIRALSWMGMSSSLKYLQIVLNQSNSETLWQEIVTVLGRVQESQLTTPAAEILLQILRSQHPVTEIASIKSAIALSLGQLGEMQAIEPLISLLADRNTSVRLHAIAALKNLDEEATHQQLQQLANNATLTADLQQGIAIALGEW